From Rutidosis leptorrhynchoides isolate AG116_Rl617_1_P2 chromosome 3, CSIRO_AGI_Rlap_v1, whole genome shotgun sequence, a single genomic window includes:
- the LOC139901263 gene encoding uncharacterized protein: MALCREFDNPDLFITFTSNLRWPEIEEMLSYIEGQRAPDRPEIVARLFKQKLDAMMADIMKAHVFGTCEAGIYIIEFQKRGLPHVHMLFWLTPDFKCKTPEEIDDIISAKIPSETEDPTAFKAVTDYMLHGPCGGNILDAPCIIDKRYLLLIYNTHINVEWCNRSRAIKYLFKYLNKGPDRATILIEENLAPVNTSTSEVVTEVDEIKKYLDCRYLSPCEAVWRMFSFDIHFSKPSVIKLSYHLPNHHTITLHDSQNLPALLHRETNWEALAEDILHKKRKLYNFPDLTLSEAQLRNYCLLEIQSILNKNGKSLRDIPDLPQPDPTLLTQLDNRLIREELNYNLADLQAEHQTLYASLNPEQLNIYNEMISAVTQQAGGIASLLLPEGRTAHSRFVIPLDLMENRTCGIKQKIHLAELMQQEFNRWILDIGDGKVAAVCKDGEEEPTWIEIPEQFIVKSEKPPIDAVVDTIFPDFLQRYKNEDYLCERTILTPCNDDADQINKHMFKKLEGRTMIYKSSDEICKGSTDAYDQHQAYPVEYLNKLNFPGVPPHKLKLKIGQPIMLLRNLYPSAGLCNGTRLIITDFQKFVIQVRIITGSHVGDMVIIPRIVLTSAQTKWPFVMQRIQFPVRPCYAMTINKSQGQSLDYVGIYLPRPVFSHGQLYVALSRVTNPDGLKIVMVGDNEGRLPNHTRNVVYKETFHNLQPNI; this comes from the exons ATGGCTCTGTGTCGAGAATTTGATAATCCTGATTTGTTCATCACATTTACGTCAAATCTGAGATGGCCCGAAATAGAAGAGATGCTTTCATATATTGAAGGTCAGCGGGCACCTGATAGGCCAGAGATTGTTGCAAGGTTGTTCAAACAGAAGTTGGATGCCATGATGGCTGATATCATGAAAGCTCATGTCTTTGGCACATGTGAGGCAG GCATCTATATAATTGAATTTCAAAAACGCGGCTTGCCCCATGTACATATGTTGTTTTGGCTTACACCAGACTTTAAATGTAAAACACCGGAAGAGATTGACGATATCATATCTGCTAAAATACCATCTGAAACAGAAGATCCAACCGCTTTCAAAGCCGTAACTGACTACATGCTACATGGCCCGTGCGGTGGGAATATCCTGGACGCCCCTTGCATTATTGATAAAAG GTATCTCCTTCTCATATACAATACACATATAAATGTGGAGTGGTGTAATCGATCTCGGGCCATTAAGTACTTATTTAAATACTTAAACAAAGGACCTGATCGGGCAACTATATTAATTGAAGAAAACCTAGCCCCGGTTAACACCTCCACTTCAGAAGTGGTTACTGAGGTGGATGAAATCAAAAAATATTTAGACTGTCGGTATCTATCTCCGTGTGAAGCTGTTTGGAGAATGTTTTCATTCGACATTCACTTCTCTAAGCCATCGGTTATAAAGCTGTCATATCATCTACCAAATCACCATACAATCACACTACATGATTCACAGAATCTCCCTGCACTATTGCATAGGGAGA caaattgggaagctttggcaGAAGATATCCTCCACAAGAAACGCAAACTATACAACTTCCCTGATTTGACGTTGAGTGAGGCTCAACTTAGAAATTATTGTTTGTTGGAAATTCAAAGTATCTTGAATAAAAATGGTAAATCGTTAAGAGATATCCCAGATCTACCACAACCTGACCCCACACTCTTAACACAACTCGACAATCGTCTAATTCGCGAAGAATTGAACTACAATCTAGCAGATTTGCAAGCTGAACATCAAACCCTCTACGCGTCACTCAACCCAGAACAACTTAACATTTACAATGAGATGATTTCAGCAGTAACACAACAAGCGgggg GTATCGCTTCACTACTTTTGCCTGAAGGTCGAACTGCCCACAGTAGATTCGTCATCCCTCTTGACCTTATGGAGAACAGAACGTGTGGTATAAAGCAAAAAATTCATCTTGCAGAACTGATGCAACAA GAATTCAATAGATGGATTCTAGATATTGGAGACGGTAAAGTTGCAGCTGTTTGTAAAGATGGAGAAGAGGAACCAACATGGATAGAAATTCCAGAACAATTCATAGTAAAATCGGAGAAACCTCCAATTGACGCGGTTGTTGATACCATTTTCCCTGATTTTCTTCAAAGGTATAAAAACGAAGACTACTTGTGTGAAAGGACAATTTTAACACCATGCAACGATGACGCGGACCAGATAAACAAACATATGTTTAAGAAGCTAGAGGGACGAACTATGATATACAAAAGCTCGGATGAAATATGCAAAGGCTCAACCGACGCATACGATCAGCACCAAGCGTATCCGGTAgaatatttaaataaattaaacttCCCCGGGGTACCTCCGCACAAGCTGAAACTGAAGATAGGTCAGCCAATCATGTTGTTACGAAATTTATATCCCAGCGCCGGACTGTGTAACGGGACCCGTCTAATCATTACAGACTTTCAAAAATTCGTTATTCAGGTGCGCATCATTACTGGTTCCCATGTAGGTGATATGGTCATTATACCCAGAATTGTTCTAACTTCCGCCCAAACAAAGTGGCCTTTTGTTATGCAACGCATTCAATTTCCTGTTAGGCCATGCTATGCGATGACGATTAACAAGAGCCAGGGCCAATCACTCGATTATGTCGGCATCTACTTACCGAGGCCAGTTTTCAGCCACGGACAACTATACGTCGCACTATCAAGAGTCACTAACCCCGATGGTCTAAAAATAGTCATGGTTGGCGATAATGAAGGCCGACTTCCTAATCACACAAGAAACGTTGTTTACAAGGAAACCTTCCACAACCTTCAACCAAACATCTAA